In the Methanofollis sp. genome, GGGGACGATCGGGAACGAGGGGGTCCTCAGGTTGATGGCCGGGCGGACGGACAGGAAGGCCCACTTCGAGACGGCGATCGCCTACGCGGACGAGGCCGGCGAGGTCAGGGTCTTCTCCGGCATCGTCGAGGGCGAGGTGACCGACGCACCGCGGGGGTGCGATGGGTTCGGGTACGACCCGATTTTCGCGGTCGGCGGCCGGACTTTCGCCGAGATCCCCCTCGCGGAGAAGAACCTGATCTCCCACAGGGCGCGGGCACTCGCCGCCTTCAGGGCCTGGCTGGAGGATCAATATCCTTAAGTGGACAAACGTCGTTGTACTTAGAACGAATAGTGGTGAGATAAGATATGGCACGGTTCCCTGAAGCAGAAGCAAGGTTGCTCAACGTCATGGTCTGCATGCGCTGCAACGCACGGAATGCACTGAGAGCAACACAGTGCCGCAAGTGCGGCTAC is a window encoding:
- the rdgB gene encoding RdgB/HAM1 family non-canonical purine NTP pyrophosphatase encodes the protein MRIAVVTSNRHKAEEVASFFAGVAEVEHISLDIPEYRDNDVRNIAREKARYAWGQVRRSLIVDDTAFSIDALNGFPGPYAAYVQGTIGNEGVLRLMAGRTDRKAHFETAIAYADEAGEVRVFSGIVEGEVTDAPRGCDGFGYDPIFAVGGRTFAEIPLAEKNLISHRARALAAFRAWLEDQYP
- a CDS encoding 50S ribosomal protein L40e; translation: MARFPEAEARLLNVMVCMRCNARNALRATQCRKCGYKHLRPKNKERKA